From a region of the Corallococcus coralloides DSM 2259 genome:
- a CDS encoding OmpA family protein yields the protein MKAKSWALAALLATAVTPAAFAQTTTSPLRPLDLERLRFTPAATDSMLVDTGRVLPEGGYRLLLMVNYERGILLLQGSDGLERSILHYRTAGWLAGAWSPVDRLEFSAKLPVIIAQGGHGAEQLVGVSEPDSFGLGTPELGVRYELLRREEGAPVFLGLGLDIGIPGGTADAFGRQAGWAGFQFAPRVSVSRELGPVVLGANAGIRIRSKEVEPGRDVGTELEQGVVVATRGKGLRAEIALQAAESLVESDFALELLGGVRLPVGAGFEAFAIGGHGFTDIPGTPSFRLGAGIAYANEPEPVDRCRTGRSHTPEQCPNEDDDGDGVANKDDRCPLESGSVENNGCPDKDSDGDGVVDREDQCPNEAGPSSERGCPAKDSDGDGVPDKDDACPNEAGPSSERGCPVKDTDGDGVPDKDDACPNEAGPSSERGCPVKEQPKPEPTPEEKPAEETTSPLGHIVQFPVNQSEFQENEQRQLDAIVAYLKANPKLNVRIEGHTDNSGPEEANRTLSQQRANRVRAYLIQQGIAGSRLEAKGFGPDRPRVSNETPEGRSANRRVEFVPVTGS from the coding sequence ATGAAGGCAAAGAGCTGGGCGCTGGCCGCGCTGCTGGCCACCGCCGTCACCCCCGCCGCGTTCGCGCAGACCACCACGAGCCCGCTGAGGCCGCTTGACCTGGAGCGCCTGCGCTTCACGCCAGCGGCGACGGACTCGATGCTGGTGGACACCGGCCGCGTGCTCCCCGAGGGCGGCTACCGCCTGCTCCTCATGGTCAACTACGAGCGCGGCATCCTCCTGCTCCAGGGCAGCGACGGACTGGAGCGCTCCATCCTCCACTACCGCACCGCGGGCTGGCTGGCCGGCGCGTGGTCGCCGGTGGACCGGTTGGAGTTCTCCGCGAAGCTGCCCGTCATCATCGCGCAGGGCGGCCACGGCGCGGAGCAGCTGGTGGGCGTGAGCGAGCCGGACTCGTTCGGCCTGGGCACGCCGGAGCTGGGCGTGCGCTACGAGCTGCTGCGGCGCGAGGAAGGCGCGCCGGTGTTCCTGGGCCTGGGATTGGACATCGGGATTCCGGGAGGCACGGCGGACGCGTTCGGCCGTCAGGCGGGCTGGGCCGGGTTCCAGTTCGCGCCCCGCGTGTCGGTGAGCCGTGAGCTGGGCCCCGTGGTGCTGGGCGCCAACGCGGGCATCCGGATCCGCTCGAAGGAAGTCGAGCCCGGCCGCGACGTGGGCACGGAGCTGGAGCAGGGAGTGGTGGTGGCCACGCGCGGCAAGGGCCTTCGCGCCGAAATCGCGCTGCAGGCCGCCGAGTCGCTCGTGGAGTCGGACTTCGCGCTGGAGCTGCTGGGCGGCGTGCGGCTGCCGGTGGGCGCGGGCTTCGAGGCGTTCGCGATTGGCGGGCACGGCTTCACGGACATTCCGGGCACGCCGTCGTTCCGGTTGGGCGCGGGCATCGCGTACGCGAACGAGCCCGAGCCCGTGGACCGCTGCCGCACCGGCCGCAGCCACACGCCGGAGCAGTGCCCGAACGAGGACGACGACGGCGACGGCGTGGCGAACAAGGATGACCGCTGCCCGCTGGAGTCCGGCTCCGTGGAGAACAACGGCTGCCCGGACAAGGACTCGGACGGCGACGGCGTGGTGGACCGCGAGGATCAGTGCCCGAACGAGGCCGGTCCCTCGTCCGAGCGCGGCTGCCCCGCGAAGGACTCGGATGGCGACGGCGTGCCGGACAAGGACGATGCCTGCCCGAACGAGGCCGGTCCCTCGTCCGAGCGTGGCTGCCCCGTGAAGGACACGGATGGCGACGGCGTGCCGGACAAGGACGATGCCTGCCCGAACGAGGCCGGTCCCTCGTCCGAGCGTGGCTGCCCCGTGAAGGAACAGCCCAAGCCCGAGCCGACTCCCGAGGAGAAGCCCGCGGAGGAGACGACGTCGCCGCTGGGCCACATCGTCCAGTTCCCGGTGAACCAGTCGGAGTTCCAGGAGAACGAGCAGCGGCAGCTGGATGCCATCGTGGCCTACCTGAAGGCGAACCCGAAGCTGAACGTCCGGATTGAAGGCCACACGGACAACAGCGGTCCGGAGGAGGCCAACCGCACGCTGAGCCAGCAGCGCGCGAACCGCGTGCGCGCGTACCTCATCCAGCAGGGCATCGCGGGCTCGCGGCTGGAGGCGAAGGGCTTCGGCCCCGACCGTCCGCGCGTGTCCAACGAGACGCCGGAAGGCCGCAGCGCGAACCGCCGCGTGGAGTTCGTCCCCGTCACGGGGAGCTGA
- a CDS encoding HAD family hydrolase: protein MRTERVEETLERIRREVERTPDGVLAFDGDGTLWSGDVGDDLFMALLEHGGVRPEARAALERLGARHGVEAHPDAVTLAHALFKAFEAGRLPEKDTYEMMAWIFAGWHAEELRGFALDVVARRGVAGRVHPEARRVVEWARGQGVDCYVVSASPRAVVEAAVREVGITPDFVVACTPKEEGGRLLTSVFEPVPYGPGKVNSLRERTNRPLYAAFGDNVFDLELLAASRVPVAIRPKARLRDRAAELPALVQLHPEEA, encoded by the coding sequence ATGAGGACTGAGCGGGTCGAGGAGACGCTGGAGCGCATCCGTCGCGAGGTGGAGCGGACGCCGGACGGCGTGCTGGCCTTCGATGGGGACGGCACGCTGTGGAGCGGGGACGTGGGGGATGACCTGTTCATGGCCCTGCTGGAGCATGGCGGCGTGCGCCCCGAGGCCCGCGCGGCGCTGGAGCGGCTGGGGGCCCGCCATGGCGTGGAAGCGCATCCGGATGCGGTGACGCTGGCGCACGCGCTGTTCAAGGCGTTCGAGGCCGGGCGGCTGCCGGAGAAGGACACCTACGAGATGATGGCGTGGATCTTCGCCGGCTGGCACGCGGAGGAGCTGCGCGGCTTCGCGCTCGACGTGGTGGCGCGGCGGGGCGTGGCCGGCCGCGTCCATCCGGAGGCCCGCCGCGTGGTGGAGTGGGCCCGGGGGCAGGGCGTGGACTGCTACGTGGTCAGTGCGTCGCCGCGCGCGGTGGTGGAGGCCGCGGTGCGCGAGGTGGGCATCACGCCCGACTTCGTGGTGGCGTGCACGCCGAAGGAGGAGGGCGGACGGCTGCTGACGTCCGTCTTCGAGCCCGTGCCCTACGGCCCCGGCAAGGTGAACAGCCTGAGGGAGAGGACGAACCGGCCGCTCTACGCGGCGTTCGGCGACAACGTGTTCGATCTGGAGTTGCTCGCGGCCTCTCGCGTCCCGGTGGCCATCCGGCCCAAGGCGCGGCTGCGCGACCGTGCGGCGGAGCTTCCCGCGCTGGTACAGCTGCACCCCGAAGAGGCCTGA
- a CDS encoding sugar O-acetyltransferase, whose product MARTEKEKMLAGELYVATDPQLTAERVRARRLLRTYNQSTEDELTLRESLLAELLGKVGAGTWIEPPFLCDYGEHIRLGERVFMNFQCVILDCNPVTIGDDVSFGPGVQVYAATHPLDPDERIKGPELGRPVTIGSKVWIGGGSIICPGVTIGEGSTIGAGSVVTRDIPPYVFAAGNPCRVIRNLSPPPGGSR is encoded by the coding sequence ATGGCACGAACGGAGAAAGAGAAGATGCTCGCGGGCGAGCTGTACGTCGCCACCGACCCGCAGCTGACGGCCGAGCGGGTCCGCGCCCGCAGGCTGCTGCGCACCTACAACCAGTCCACCGAGGACGAGCTGACGCTGCGTGAGAGCCTGCTCGCCGAGCTTCTGGGCAAGGTGGGCGCCGGAACGTGGATCGAGCCGCCCTTCCTCTGCGATTACGGCGAGCACATCCGGCTGGGCGAGCGCGTCTTCATGAACTTCCAGTGCGTCATCCTGGACTGCAACCCGGTGACGATTGGCGACGACGTGTCCTTCGGTCCGGGCGTGCAGGTGTACGCGGCCACGCATCCCCTGGACCCGGATGAACGCATCAAGGGTCCTGAGCTGGGCCGCCCCGTCACCATCGGTTCGAAGGTGTGGATTGGAGGCGGCTCCATCATCTGCCCGGGCGTCACCATCGGCGAGGGCTCCACCATTGGCGCGGGCAGCGTGGTGACGCGGGACATCCCGCCGTACGTCTTCGCCGCCGGCAATCCCTGTCGCGTCATCCGGAACCTCAGCCCACCGCCTGGTGGGTCTCGGTGA
- a CDS encoding transglutaminase-like domain-containing protein: MAISSLSRPSSRPCAKPSPEAAQAPRNVVVKVVTPDGKPVKTVDSAKQPQEFAKLLKELGLTKEALLKGEGAKAQGPKPTGAQSFQQNRNRDSFEPSRAQAQKPQPAPAPAPAQAQGAKGPSSGKSADQVAQDIAKEATSWKYDYSGGKSWDAAMKNASTFDASKSGVCVDMAIEAEQRFEQAGVDARVVFGNTDRGLHAWVEFKDDKGQFQAFDPTAAACTKKADDAITPYDSGLYGYQGVTETHQAVG; encoded by the coding sequence ATGGCGATCTCCTCCCTCTCGCGTCCGTCCTCGCGCCCGTGCGCGAAACCTTCCCCCGAAGCCGCGCAGGCCCCGCGGAATGTCGTGGTGAAGGTCGTCACCCCGGATGGCAAGCCGGTGAAGACGGTGGACTCCGCGAAGCAGCCCCAGGAGTTCGCCAAGCTGCTGAAGGAGCTGGGCCTGACGAAGGAGGCCCTGCTGAAGGGCGAGGGCGCGAAGGCCCAGGGCCCGAAGCCCACCGGCGCACAGAGCTTCCAGCAGAACAGGAACCGCGACAGCTTCGAGCCGTCCAGGGCCCAGGCCCAGAAGCCCCAGCCCGCTCCGGCCCCGGCTCCCGCGCAGGCTCAGGGCGCGAAGGGCCCGTCCTCCGGCAAGAGCGCGGACCAGGTGGCCCAGGACATCGCGAAGGAGGCCACGTCCTGGAAGTACGACTACTCGGGCGGCAAGTCGTGGGATGCCGCCATGAAGAACGCCAGCACCTTCGACGCGTCCAAGTCCGGCGTCTGCGTGGACATGGCCATCGAGGCCGAGCAGCGCTTCGAGCAGGCCGGCGTGGACGCGCGCGTCGTCTTCGGCAATACGGACCGGGGCCTCCATGCGTGGGTGGAGTTCAAGGACGACAAGGGCCAGTTCCAGGCCTTCGACCCCACCGCCGCGGCCTGCACCAAGAAGGCCGACGACGCCATCACCCCGTACGACAGCGGCCTCTACGGGTACCAGGGCGTCACCGAGACCCACCAGGCGGTGGGCTGA
- a CDS encoding nuclease produces MDPRVATLLSHVRASAENRPGVYRFFGPAGELLYVGKSVRVRTRLLSYFRADEGEKAWEIVAQAHQVEWEYTASEFAALLHEFRLIKSHRPLYNVEHKRDRAHCFLQLTREAVPRLRVVGQPGGGGSAEYFGPFHGRHTMADVVRAVNDLLELRDCPSETPMRLADQIQLFPLKEDPRCMRGQTARCLSPCASGCTTAEYLAQVALARAFLNGESDRPLVILRERMAMAARRLQFEYAAELRDRAERLENVQAWIVELGRTLRRLSLIYTARGHGGEDRTYVLRRGRIRAEVPTPRTPEEQAALDARVRDIFDVPEPEAIGLRAQEAQEVMLVAKWFRLHPDELDATVPPPARAGSDEPFEGAAEARAALARTLERTVEGPEEPEPEGASESAG; encoded by the coding sequence ATGGACCCGCGCGTCGCCACCCTCCTGAGTCACGTCCGCGCGAGCGCGGAGAACCGGCCCGGCGTGTACCGGTTCTTCGGTCCTGCTGGGGAGCTGCTCTACGTGGGCAAGTCCGTGCGCGTGCGCACGCGGCTCCTGTCGTACTTCCGCGCGGACGAGGGCGAGAAGGCCTGGGAGATCGTCGCCCAGGCGCACCAGGTGGAGTGGGAGTACACAGCCAGCGAGTTCGCGGCGCTGCTCCATGAGTTCCGGCTGATCAAGAGCCACCGGCCCCTCTACAACGTGGAGCACAAGCGCGACCGCGCGCACTGCTTCCTCCAGCTCACGCGCGAGGCCGTGCCCCGCCTGCGCGTGGTGGGCCAGCCCGGCGGCGGCGGAAGCGCGGAGTACTTCGGGCCCTTCCACGGCCGGCACACCATGGCGGACGTGGTGCGCGCGGTGAACGACCTGCTGGAGCTGCGCGACTGCCCGTCCGAGACGCCCATGCGGCTGGCGGATCAGATCCAGCTCTTCCCCCTGAAAGAGGACCCGCGGTGCATGCGCGGGCAGACGGCGAGGTGTCTGTCGCCGTGCGCGAGCGGGTGCACGACGGCGGAGTACCTGGCGCAGGTCGCGCTGGCGCGGGCGTTCCTCAACGGCGAGTCGGACCGGCCGCTGGTCATCCTGCGCGAGCGCATGGCGATGGCAGCGCGGCGGCTCCAGTTCGAATACGCGGCGGAGCTGCGGGATCGCGCGGAGCGGCTGGAGAACGTACAGGCGTGGATCGTCGAGCTGGGGCGCACGCTGCGGCGGCTGTCGCTGATCTACACGGCGCGCGGGCACGGCGGGGAGGACCGCACGTACGTGCTGCGGCGGGGACGGATCCGCGCGGAGGTGCCCACGCCCCGGACGCCGGAGGAGCAGGCGGCGCTGGACGCGCGCGTGCGGGACATCTTCGACGTGCCGGAGCCGGAGGCGATTGGCCTCCGCGCGCAGGAGGCCCAGGAGGTGATGCTCGTCGCGAAGTGGTTCCGCCTGCACCCGGACGAACTGGATGCGACGGTGCCTCCTCCGGCGCGGGCCGGGAGCGATGAGCCCTTCGAGGGGGCCGCGGAGGCGCGGGCCGCGCTCGCTCGGACACTGGAGCGCACCGTGGAGGGCCCGGAGGAGCCAGAGCCCGAGGGCGCCTCCGAGTCCGCGGGGTGA
- the tgt gene encoding tRNA guanosine(34) transglycosylase Tgt, with protein MAVRFELLNTDPTGARTGILHTRKGSFPTPMFMPVATHAGFRHLAMEEVKETGAKVLLANTYHLMLRPGPEVFERFGGIHPFMGWDGAVLTDSGGFQIFSLPEDRLITEKGAHFRSFYDNSRRLLSPESSIAMQQAINSEIMMVLDVCIDSRTDEAGTREAMERTHRWAVRSLAAKEAKPTGQALFGIVQGGVHPHLRDESAAFLTKLPFDGFAIGGLAVGETKVERDTMTERATASLPQDKPRYLMGVGTPTDLLEAVLRGVDMFDCIIPTKMAQQGYAYTFQGLVRITRTVYQLDDGPLDPECDCYVCKKYTRGYLQHLMRGKHHLGSRFLSVHNVRHYQRLMERVREGILRNGYAQTYRELKAAIATPKDLKDEAAASAATLKDVG; from the coding sequence ATGGCCGTCCGCTTCGAACTCCTGAACACCGACCCCACCGGCGCCCGCACGGGCATCCTCCACACCCGCAAGGGGTCCTTCCCCACGCCGATGTTCATGCCGGTGGCCACCCACGCCGGCTTCCGCCACCTCGCCATGGAGGAGGTGAAGGAGACGGGGGCCAAGGTCCTCCTCGCCAACACCTACCACCTGATGCTCCGGCCCGGCCCGGAGGTGTTCGAGCGCTTCGGCGGCATCCACCCCTTCATGGGCTGGGACGGCGCCGTGCTGACGGACTCGGGCGGGTTTCAAATCTTCTCCCTGCCGGAGGACCGGCTCATCACGGAGAAGGGCGCGCACTTCCGCAGCTTCTACGACAACAGCCGCCGGCTCCTCAGCCCCGAGTCCAGCATCGCCATGCAGCAGGCGATCAACTCGGAGATCATGATGGTGCTGGACGTGTGCATCGACTCGCGCACGGACGAGGCCGGCACCCGTGAGGCCATGGAGCGCACCCACCGCTGGGCCGTGCGCAGCCTCGCCGCGAAGGAGGCGAAGCCCACGGGCCAGGCGCTGTTCGGCATCGTCCAGGGCGGAGTCCATCCCCACCTGCGTGACGAGAGCGCCGCGTTCCTCACGAAGCTGCCCTTCGACGGGTTCGCCATCGGCGGACTGGCCGTGGGCGAGACGAAGGTGGAGCGCGACACGATGACCGAGCGCGCCACCGCGTCCCTGCCGCAGGACAAGCCGCGCTACCTGATGGGCGTGGGCACGCCCACGGACCTGCTGGAGGCGGTGCTGCGCGGCGTGGACATGTTCGACTGCATCATCCCCACCAAGATGGCGCAGCAGGGCTACGCGTACACGTTCCAGGGGCTGGTGCGCATCACCCGCACCGTGTACCAGCTGGATGACGGACCGCTCGACCCCGAGTGTGACTGCTACGTGTGCAAGAAGTACACGCGCGGCTACCTGCAGCACCTGATGCGCGGCAAGCACCACCTGGGCTCGCGCTTCCTGTCCGTGCACAACGTGCGGCACTACCAGCGGCTGATGGAGCGCGTGCGCGAGGGCATCCTGCGCAACGGCTACGCGCAGACGTACCGCGAATTGAAGGCCGCCATCGCCACGCCCAAGGACCTGAAGGACGAGGCCGCGGCCAGCGCCGCGACGCTGAAGGACGTGGGCTGA
- a CDS encoding ABC-F family ATP-binding cassette domain-containing protein, translating to MFNVINVSKAYGPKKLFEEVNVAFSPGRRYGLTGPNGAGKSTFMKILAGDEEQDTGEIIRPRKLGILRQDHFRYENDRVIDVVLMGNRHLWAAMDEKNKLLAKSDITEEDGNRLGELEGVIAEEDGYSAESDAATLLAGLGIEESFHEEPMRQLTGGLKLRVLLAQALFGKPEGLLLDEPTNNLDIDSIRWLENFLHVYEGVLITISHDRHFLNSICTHIADIDYETIIQYTGGYDDMVRQKSQLRTRVESETAEKKKKIAQLQDFVARFHAGTRASQVQSRIKQIDKLKTEDLKRSNIARPFIRFDQKVVSGRQTLMFEGLKKSFDGQQVIKPFTGLVCKGERICVIGRNAVGKSTLVKMLAGQLEPDAGTITWGHQATVGYLPQDHHGVIHKGTTCFGYLREISEKLTNEEISGVLGRMLFSGEERMKATDTLSGGETVRVLLSKLMITQDNVLILDEPTNHLDLESIAALAEGLSKFEGTVICVTHDQELISEVATRIWSLEAGKDVLDFNGPYSEFMEKHADAALKRR from the coding sequence ATGTTCAACGTCATCAACGTCTCCAAGGCCTATGGGCCCAAGAAGCTGTTCGAGGAGGTCAACGTCGCCTTCTCGCCGGGCCGCCGCTACGGCCTGACCGGTCCGAACGGGGCCGGCAAGTCCACGTTCATGAAGATCCTCGCGGGAGACGAGGAGCAGGACACGGGCGAGATCATCCGCCCGCGCAAGCTGGGCATCCTGCGCCAGGACCACTTCCGCTATGAGAACGACCGCGTCATCGACGTGGTGTTGATGGGCAACCGCCACCTGTGGGCGGCGATGGACGAGAAGAACAAGCTGCTCGCCAAGTCGGACATCACCGAGGAGGACGGCAACCGGCTGGGTGAGCTGGAAGGCGTCATCGCGGAAGAGGACGGCTATTCGGCGGAGAGCGACGCGGCCACGCTGCTGGCCGGCCTTGGCATCGAGGAGTCCTTCCACGAAGAGCCCATGCGCCAGCTGACGGGCGGCCTGAAGCTGCGCGTGTTGCTCGCGCAGGCGCTGTTCGGCAAGCCGGAAGGGCTGCTGCTCGACGAGCCCACGAACAACCTGGATATCGATTCCATCCGCTGGCTGGAGAACTTCCTGCATGTGTACGAGGGCGTGCTGATCACCATCAGCCACGACCGGCACTTCCTGAACTCCATCTGCACGCACATCGCGGACATCGATTACGAGACCATCATCCAGTACACGGGTGGTTACGACGACATGGTCCGGCAGAAGTCGCAGCTGCGCACCCGGGTCGAGTCCGAGACGGCGGAGAAGAAGAAGAAGATCGCCCAGCTGCAGGACTTCGTGGCGCGCTTCCACGCCGGTACGCGCGCGTCGCAGGTGCAGAGCCGCATCAAGCAGATCGACAAGCTGAAGACGGAGGACCTGAAGCGCTCGAACATCGCGCGGCCGTTCATCCGGTTCGACCAGAAGGTGGTGAGCGGCCGGCAGACGCTGATGTTCGAGGGGCTGAAGAAGTCCTTCGACGGGCAGCAGGTCATCAAGCCGTTCACGGGCCTGGTCTGCAAGGGCGAGCGCATCTGCGTGATTGGCCGCAACGCCGTGGGTAAGTCCACGCTGGTGAAGATGCTGGCGGGGCAGCTGGAGCCGGACGCGGGCACCATCACCTGGGGCCACCAGGCGACGGTGGGCTACCTGCCGCAGGACCACCACGGCGTCATCCACAAGGGCACGACGTGCTTCGGCTACCTCCGGGAGATCAGCGAGAAGCTGACGAACGAGGAGATTTCCGGCGTGTTGGGCCGGATGCTCTTCTCGGGTGAGGAGCGGATGAAGGCGACGGACACGCTCTCCGGCGGTGAGACGGTGCGCGTGCTGTTGTCCAAGCTGATGATCACGCAGGACAACGTGCTGATCCTCGACGAGCCGACGAACCACCTGGACCTGGAGTCCATCGCGGCGCTGGCGGAAGGCCTGTCGAAGTTCGAGGGAACGGTCATCTGCGTGACGCACGACCAGGAGCTCATCTCCGAGGTCGCGACCCGCATCTGGAGCCTGGAGGCGGGCAAGGACGTGCTCGACTTCAACGGCCCCTACTCCGAGTTCATGGAGAAGCACGCGGACGCGGCGCTCAAGCGTCGGTAG